Part of the Flagellimonas eckloniae genome, CACCTACTTGTTGATGCCCAAAACGATACATTGGATCATTTTCATGGGCACGGATCCAATCGTTCAAAATGGGCTTCTCATCTTTGGCAGATACATTTAAAATAGGTTTATACCCCCATCGTATGGCATGTTTGTCATAAACACCAATATTGGGCATTAAGGCCACACCTTCGTCACCAGGTTGCGCCACATAATTGAATCTTGCATAATCCATTATGGAAGGTGCTGTGCCATATTTTTGGGTAAATTCCTTGGAACGAAGGGAGTCTACAGGATAAGCAACACTGCTTCCCATATTATGGGGTAACCCAAGAGTATGTCCAACTTCGTGTGCGGAAACAAATCGAATCAAACGCCCCATGATTTCATCCTTAAAAGCTACACCACGCGCTTCAGGGTTTATGGCAGCGGTTTGCACAAAGTACCAGTTGCGCAATAAGGTCATAACATTATGGTACCAGTTAATATCGGATTCTAAAATTTCACCACTACGGGGGTCACTTACATGAGGTCCGTTGGCATTGGGGATAGGAGAGGCCAAATAGCGAACAACGGAATAGCGTACATCTTCCGGAGACCATTCTGGATCTTCTTCTTTTGTTGGGGGATCTTTGGCCAAAATTGCATTTTTAAATCCGGCGGCCTCAAAGGCAACTTGCCAATCTTCAATACCCTGTTTTATAAAAGGAATCCACTTTTTTGGTGTGGCACGGTCTACATAATAGATAATAGGCTTTTTAGGCTCCACCAATTCACCGGCATTGTACTTTTCAACGTCTTCCTCTTTAACTTCCAATCTCCAGCGATCCAAATACCGAACAGTTTTGCTTTCCTGGGCATCCAGGCCATAATCTACTTGTCCTCTTGCAAACCAGCCCACACGCTCATCAAAGTAGCGGCGTTTCATGGGTTCTTTTGGCAAAAGAATCATGGAATTATTGATTTCTATTGAAATGGATCCCAAACTTTGATTACTTGGAGGTTCTTTTGCAACATAGGTTTTTACATGACGTGCCTCTATGTTTAAAGGATAACTTTTTATGGATTCAATATAACTACGATCTGCATCCAACCTGCTTACCTTATATCTTTTACGATAAAACTCAGGCATCCCGATTGCATTTACATCTTTGGTGAACATTGGATTAATTTCAATAACAGTAGCTGGGTTTAAGGAGTCTTTTTTATTGAATGCTTTTATATCGAATGCAAAAAGAACCGGTTCAAAATTTGAATTGACCACTGCTTCGTGAACAGGTAAGGAATCTGCGGCAACATTACCATAGGAAACTACCCGAAGTAATATTTTCTTTTGTTTTTTCTCCCAGCGCAATACTTGGGTGTTGATTTTTCCGCCTCCAAAACCAATTCCTGTTGCCGTTTTGGAAATCCTGCTCACCATTAACATTTCTCTGTTCAACAGGGAATCCGAAATTTCATAATAATACTTGTCATCTACCTGATGAACTTTGAATAGACCCCCATCAGTTTTGGCTTCTTTGGTAATTACCTTACCATAAGGTTGAATATCTCCTTTTTTAGGTTTGGAATCTTTTTCCTGATTAGTTTTTTTCTCCTTTTTTTTGAAAAGTTGGGCTTCAGTATTTTGAAAAGAGCCCAATAAAAATAGAATAGCACAAGTTTTGAGTAGTAATTTTTGAGTCATTTTAAGTCAATTTGATTCAATCGATGGATTCAAAGAACCTAAAAAACGGGAAAATCGACTGTTAAATAAATACTAACTCTTCATTTTTTTCTAACGAAGACTAATCTTTGGGAGTATTGCGTTTTACTGGTACTTTCCGCTGAAATCCCACCTATACTTGGGCTGAGCGCAAATGAATTTTTCTAAAAAAAATCAAAAAAGCTGTAACAATTTAAAATTAGGATAGTCTTATAAGCATATTACATCAATCAAAAAATTCAATCAAAAATGAACAAGTTATTAATGATTTACGGATGGGTACTCTTAGGTAGTCCCGCCGTAGTAGAAGACCAACAAAGTACGGCAACAACTGTTGTAGAAACCCAAAAGGAAACTGCCGATACGTTTGAGAACAGTTTTACAGTATTGAACATCAATGCTGAGGTAAATGAAGCAACTTCAAATCTGTCTAGAGACATAAATGAAGGGCTCTACGAGTTAAATTTGAACGAAATAGAATTTATAGAGGAAGACTCTGTGATAGATTTGGGTTTTAACACATCCGATTATCTTCCAGAGGGTTTTAATCCTTATAAAATGTATTTTGATTTGAATTCCATTATATATGTCGAAGACGAAGTTGAATCTGGCCTAGGTTTTGAAACCAAATGGTACTTACCAAGTCATTTTGACCCGTATAGCGAGATTGTGGATGTACATTCCATTAATTATATAGAGGAAGAGGATCTAAATTTGGGATTCGACACATCAGATTATCTTCCTGAAGGATTTTCTCCCTATGAAATGTATGTGGATTTAAATACCATTCCATATATAGAGGAAGATCTAGAGTTGGAATTAGGCTTAAATGCTACCTATTCCCTTCCTGAAGGATTTGATCCTTACTCTGATGTTTTGGGAATAGCCTCGATTAATTTTATTGAGGATGAAGAAATAAACATAGGTTTTGATACAACCAAGTATCTACCTGAAAATTTTGACCCTTATTTAGGGACAAACTAGTAGGATGTTTTAGTTTTCATTTTACAAATTTTTGAGTTAGTTAGTTATGAAAAGCCCTCCGAAAGAGGGCTTTTCCAATGCCTAGAAATTTAATTTGCCTAGTAAATTCATCGGATAAAGGTGATTAACAAAAATATAACACAAAAATCGACTAAGTGTAAATGGCAATAAAACCGTTTTAACACTATCAATCTGACAAGTTAAACTGTCATTGGCTGAAGTTTTTTCAATGATTAAATGCCAGACTTGACGATTCTTTCTTACTCACTTTTTTCACATTAGTTAATAAAAAATTAATTGCAATAATCCCCTCATTTGTGGGTTTTATCTTTGTTATAAATTAAAAAACAACAGTTATGAAATACAGGAGTTATTTGTTG contains:
- a CDS encoding zinc-dependent metalloprotease; the encoded protein is MTQKLLLKTCAILFLLGSFQNTEAQLFKKKEKKTNQEKDSKPKKGDIQPYGKVITKEAKTDGGLFKVHQVDDKYYYEISDSLLNREMLMVSRISKTATGIGFGGGKINTQVLRWEKKQKKILLRVVSYGNVAADSLPVHEAVVNSNFEPVLFAFDIKAFNKKDSLNPATVIEINPMFTKDVNAIGMPEFYRKRYKVSRLDADRSYIESIKSYPLNIEARHVKTYVAKEPPSNQSLGSISIEINNSMILLPKEPMKRRYFDERVGWFARGQVDYGLDAQESKTVRYLDRWRLEVKEEDVEKYNAGELVEPKKPIIYYVDRATPKKWIPFIKQGIEDWQVAFEAAGFKNAILAKDPPTKEEDPEWSPEDVRYSVVRYLASPIPNANGPHVSDPRSGEILESDINWYHNVMTLLRNWYFVQTAAINPEARGVAFKDEIMGRLIRFVSAHEVGHTLGLPHNMGSSVAYPVDSLRSKEFTQKYGTAPSIMDYARFNYVAQPGDEGVALMPNIGVYDKHAIRWGYKPILNVSAKDEKPILNDWIRAHENDPMYRFGHQQVGDIHDPSSQTEDLGDDAIKASLYGIENLKRIIPSLNEWTTEDGKNYDDLKTLYGQVIAQYRRYMGHVSNNIGGVYEHHKTADQEGAVYTHVDKDHQKKCMAFINEQLFKTPEWLIDQEIFNKIQYSGSIEQIRATQENYLKTILQLGKLARIIENETINGNKAYGLLEMTGDLRKGIWSETRNGKPIDTYRRNLQKAHIDRLEYLMTAENQKKLSSVGGYRKSTAINTSQSDIRSVARAELNNLKRDIRNGLGRISDQMSRYHLQDALERINLILNPK